From one Mycolicibacterium sp. HK-90 genomic stretch:
- a CDS encoding RND family transporter, which translates to MSNAHSKPHRPFIGHMVRIFSLPIIIFWVLVVVALGALVPSLDEVAEMRQVPLSPTNSPSYQGMLNIGKVFQQYDSDSSAMVVLEGEDKLGDEAHKYYDEIIDKLEADHEHVQNIQDFWSDPLTAAGSQSVDGKSAYVQLFLNGSQGTSASHESVAAVRDIVASVPAPPGIKAHVAGNTVLNADTQVAGHQSMGTMELVSVAVIIVMLLFIYRSIVTMLVSMVIIGLELFAAQGVTAAAGYVNIIGLTPYAVSMVTMLSLAAGTDYVIFLLGRYHEERSKGLDKEDAFYVAYHGVSHVILGSGLTIAGACMCLTMTTLPYFQTMGLPCAIAILVIIAAALTLAPAVLTVASKFGLLDPKRELSTKGWRKVGTSVVRWPIPIIFVTSLIAVIGFVSLMTYVPQYNDQKFTPADMPANLAMGVADRHFSQARMNPELLMLEADHDLRNPADMLVIDRVAKGVVHMRGIERVQTITRPLGSPIEHSSIPFLLGAQNAGTLQGAKFNNDNSAQMLEQADEMSRTVASMERMYTLMSELTATTHSMVGRTHEMVEATKEMRDNLADFDDFFRPLRNYLYWEPHCFDIPICQSLRSIFDTLDGIDKLTDEMQGLTIDMDRMDQLMPQMLPVLRTTIDSMSRMRDFMIATHSTMAGTQAQQQELAKGATEIGLYFDQAKNDDFFYLPPDVFQNPDFERGLKMFVSPDGKAVRYIITHQGDPASVEGIAHVRDLKDVVADAVKGTPLANAKVSLAGTASMYADMQDGVKTDLMIAIIASMILIFSIMLIITRSVVAALVIVGTVAASLGTACGLSVLLWQDILGLGVQWIVIPLSMVILLAVGSDYNLLVVSRLREEIHAGLNTGIIRAVGATGRVVTAAGLVFAFTMASMIVSDLRVIGQLGTTIGIGLIVDTLIVRSFMTPSIAAALGRWFWWPLNTFEITRQGRLDRQRKAAGRDDDTTAPMPTTTV; encoded by the coding sequence ATGAGCAACGCGCACTCGAAGCCACACCGGCCGTTCATCGGCCACATGGTCCGGATCTTCTCGCTGCCGATCATCATCTTCTGGGTGCTCGTGGTCGTCGCACTGGGCGCACTCGTCCCGTCACTCGACGAAGTCGCCGAAATGCGACAGGTGCCGTTGAGCCCGACGAACTCGCCGTCGTATCAAGGCATGCTGAACATCGGCAAGGTGTTCCAGCAGTACGATTCCGACTCTTCGGCGATGGTCGTTCTGGAGGGCGAGGACAAACTCGGCGACGAAGCACACAAGTACTACGACGAGATCATCGACAAGCTCGAGGCCGATCACGAGCATGTGCAGAACATCCAGGACTTCTGGAGCGATCCGCTGACAGCGGCGGGCTCACAGAGCGTCGACGGCAAGTCCGCCTACGTGCAGCTCTTTCTCAACGGTTCCCAGGGCACCAGCGCCAGCCACGAGTCGGTGGCCGCGGTGCGTGACATCGTCGCCTCGGTGCCCGCACCGCCCGGGATCAAGGCCCACGTCGCCGGAAACACCGTGCTCAATGCCGACACCCAGGTGGCCGGCCACCAGAGCATGGGGACGATGGAGCTGGTGTCGGTCGCAGTCATCATCGTGATGCTGCTGTTCATCTACCGGTCCATCGTGACGATGCTGGTGTCGATGGTCATCATCGGTCTGGAACTGTTTGCCGCACAAGGTGTTACCGCAGCAGCCGGTTACGTGAACATCATCGGCCTGACCCCGTACGCCGTCAGCATGGTGACCATGCTGTCTCTGGCCGCGGGCACGGATTACGTGATCTTCCTTCTCGGCCGATATCACGAGGAACGATCGAAGGGCCTGGACAAAGAGGACGCGTTCTACGTCGCCTATCACGGTGTCTCACACGTCATCCTGGGTTCCGGTTTGACCATCGCCGGCGCATGCATGTGCCTCACCATGACCACGCTGCCGTATTTCCAGACCATGGGTCTGCCGTGTGCCATCGCGATTCTGGTGATCATCGCCGCCGCGCTGACGCTGGCCCCGGCAGTGTTGACCGTCGCGTCGAAGTTCGGTCTGCTGGATCCCAAGCGCGAGCTGTCCACCAAGGGCTGGCGCAAGGTCGGCACGTCCGTGGTGCGCTGGCCGATCCCGATCATCTTTGTCACCAGCCTGATCGCCGTCATCGGCTTCGTCAGCCTGATGACTTATGTGCCGCAGTACAACGACCAGAAGTTCACCCCGGCCGATATGCCGGCCAACCTCGCCATGGGCGTCGCCGACCGGCACTTCTCCCAGGCTCGGATGAACCCGGAGCTGTTGATGCTCGAGGCCGACCATGACCTGCGGAACCCGGCGGACATGCTCGTCATCGACCGCGTCGCCAAAGGCGTGGTCCACATGCGCGGCATCGAGCGGGTGCAGACCATCACCCGGCCGTTGGGCTCGCCCATCGAGCACAGCTCCATTCCGTTCCTGCTCGGCGCGCAGAACGCCGGCACACTGCAGGGCGCGAAGTTCAACAACGACAACTCGGCACAGATGCTCGAGCAGGCCGACGAGATGAGCCGGACCGTCGCCAGCATGGAACGCATGTACACCCTCATGTCGGAGCTGACGGCGACCACACACAGCATGGTCGGCCGGACCCATGAGATGGTGGAAGCCACCAAGGAGATGCGGGACAACCTGGCCGATTTCGATGATTTCTTCCGGCCGCTGCGCAATTACCTGTACTGGGAACCGCACTGCTTCGACATCCCGATCTGCCAGTCGTTGCGGTCGATCTTCGACACCCTGGACGGCATCGACAAGCTCACCGATGAAATGCAGGGTCTGACAATCGATATGGACCGCATGGATCAGTTGATGCCGCAGATGTTGCCGGTATTGAGGACGACCATCGACTCCATGTCGCGCATGCGCGACTTCATGATCGCGACCCACAGCACCATGGCCGGAACCCAGGCGCAGCAGCAGGAACTGGCCAAGGGGGCCACCGAGATCGGTCTGTACTTCGATCAGGCCAAGAACGACGACTTCTTCTACCTACCGCCGGATGTATTCCAAAATCCGGACTTTGAACGTGGCCTCAAGATGTTCGTGTCGCCGGATGGCAAGGCCGTCCGCTACATCATCACCCACCAGGGTGACCCGGCGTCGGTGGAGGGCATCGCTCACGTACGCGACCTCAAAGATGTTGTCGCCGACGCGGTCAAGGGCACACCGCTGGCCAATGCGAAGGTTTCGCTGGCCGGTACCGCGTCCATGTACGCCGATATGCAGGACGGCGTCAAGACGGATTTGATGATCGCGATCATCGCGTCGATGATCCTGATCTTCTCGATCATGTTGATCATCACCCGAAGTGTGGTGGCGGCCTTGGTGATCGTCGGCACCGTGGCCGCATCTCTGGGCACCGCATGCGGTTTGTCGGTGCTGCTGTGGCAGGACATCCTCGGGCTGGGTGTGCAGTGGATCGTGATCCCGCTGTCGATGGTGATCCTGCTGGCGGTGGGCTCGGACTACAACCTGCTGGTGGTTTCCCGCCTACGGGAGGAGATCCACGCCGGGCTCAACACCGGCATCATCCGCGCCGTGGGGGCCACCGGACGGGTCGTCACCGCGGCCGGGTTGGTGTTCGCCTTCACAATGGCTTCGATGATCGTCAGCGACCTGCGGGTGATCGGGCAGCTGGGCACCACGATCGGTATCGGCCTGATCGTCGACACGCTGATCGTCCGGTCCTTCATGACCCCGTCGATCGCCGCGGCACTGGGCCGCTGGTTCTGGTGGCCGCTCAACACCTTCGAGATCACCAGGCAGGGCCGCCTCGATCGCCAACGGAAAGCGGCAGGCCGCGACGATGACACCACAGCACCCATGCCCACCACTACGGTGTGA
- a CDS encoding TetR/AcrR family transcriptional regulator has translation MTTGNAPRRGRGRPPRIDQDQIVAAARAIPPGALTMQAVADALGVDRTTLHYYVGDRDGLLELVVADLFETELRSIKLPEDAGWQEVLRAYGSAIRQGVLKLGVTATSFRLSGTGGAASLALAEQVLRALTAAGFGTADAGRVLTLVSGLAMSAAHDVLGSAESRLHHQTPEVVRALKDLSPEDFPLLSTVVADRDVDATAVQDFDFNLDIVIAGLERFLAK, from the coding sequence GTGACCACCGGAAACGCGCCCCGCCGTGGGCGCGGCCGTCCACCGCGCATCGATCAGGACCAGATCGTCGCCGCGGCACGTGCGATACCTCCGGGCGCATTGACGATGCAGGCGGTGGCCGATGCACTCGGCGTCGACCGCACCACGCTGCACTACTACGTCGGTGACCGCGACGGGCTGCTCGAACTGGTCGTGGCCGATCTGTTCGAGACCGAGCTGCGCTCGATCAAGTTGCCCGAGGACGCGGGTTGGCAGGAGGTCCTGCGGGCCTATGGCAGCGCCATCCGTCAGGGAGTGCTCAAACTCGGTGTGACGGCAACCAGTTTCCGGCTCAGTGGTACCGGCGGAGCCGCCAGCCTGGCACTCGCCGAGCAGGTTCTGCGGGCGCTGACCGCCGCTGGTTTCGGAACCGCCGACGCCGGCCGGGTGCTCACGCTGGTGTCCGGGCTCGCGATGTCGGCCGCGCACGATGTACTCGGCTCGGCCGAGTCCCGGCTGCACCACCAGACCCCGGAGGTGGTTCGCGCCCTGAAAGACCTTTCGCCGGAGGACTTCCCGTTGCTCAGCACGGTGGTGGCCGACCGTGACGTCGACGCGACCGCGGTCCAGGACTTCGACTTCAACCTCGACATCGTGATCGCCGGGCTCGAGCGGTTTCTCGCGAAGTAG
- a CDS encoding NAD-glutamate dehydrogenase domain-containing protein — protein sequence MQDRQAGVVVPNRLLEITALNDLMGDAVVVNLDWAGSTDGRLNFALAALEPVPLRRMLPALQSMDLEVLEEQAGTWTRPDGRLCHVYQLLLQPGPDAVDALAKPQDGATDRIRETFQAMWSGRVESDGFNALLLRAAVSWRQVAVLRSYSRYLRQLPLPYGQARIQRVLLDNPEAARALLALFEARFDQTEQPADSPHRVARIAEAEHRVATEIDQVLHIDADRILRAYHNLINATVRTNAFAPDALTVWAPYLVHKLDAQAVDELPQPRPLSEIFVYSPEFEGLHLRFGLVARGGLRWSDRHDDYRTEVLGLVKAQAVKNSMIVPVGAKGVFVVKARSVAGESPRVQGLRSYRQFIAALLDMVDKNADSGSAGAPRPRFGGVVCHDGPDPYLVVAADKGTASFSDSANAVALDRGYWMGDAFASGGSAGYDHKAMGITARGAWVSGDSHLAELGIDSESDEFTAVGVGDMSGDVFGNGMLLRPGLRLVAAFDHRHIFVDPQPDTARARKERRRLFELPQSSWDDYDRAAISPGGGVWPRTAKTIATTPELRAALGISAEESRLTPSQLISHILRAPVDLLFNGGIGTYIKAGAEQHADISDKVNDPVRVDAEDVRARVIVEGGNLGLSQRARIEYARRGGLVNTDAIDNAAGVDCSDHEVNIKILLDGAARSGLISGSARNRLLADMTDEVAQHVLANNRAHNRLLSDARSNAAQMVEVHARMTADLETRRGLHRSRDNMPSPTEFADLAKGGQGLTAPQLATLMAHVKLDLKAELLGGEVFDDPYFAALLTRYFPATLRRQLGEPLPEHPLRPEIITTSIVNRVLATSGLTFAFRLSEETGAAPADIVRAHAVVSEVFDLDTLWADIYAAGLSPALTDAMIIEGRRLLDRAARWFVLNRPQPLDIDHEVARFGNQVAMLRGHLGSMLRGQERDTVAEAHDDLVARGVPGSIAARISESLYAFSLLDIVEVAHVHGEDSTQLARIYFELSDRLGVDRLLLAVSSLPRGGRWHALARLALREDLYRSLRDLTIDVTKLGVEEARTADSIRDFEAYNRPRLDRAKRTLDEFLDSDEPDLAVLSVASAQLRRLHR from the coding sequence ATGCAAGACCGACAGGCCGGGGTTGTGGTACCCAACCGGCTACTGGAGATCACGGCGCTCAACGATCTGATGGGCGATGCGGTCGTGGTGAACCTGGACTGGGCCGGTTCTACCGACGGCCGGCTGAACTTCGCCCTCGCCGCCCTCGAGCCGGTTCCGCTGCGCCGGATGCTGCCCGCGCTACAGAGCATGGACCTCGAGGTCCTCGAGGAACAGGCGGGCACCTGGACCAGGCCCGACGGGCGGCTGTGCCACGTGTACCAGCTGCTGTTGCAGCCCGGTCCCGACGCCGTCGACGCGCTGGCCAAGCCACAGGACGGTGCCACCGATCGCATTCGTGAGACCTTCCAGGCGATGTGGTCCGGCCGCGTCGAATCTGACGGATTCAACGCGTTGCTCCTGCGGGCGGCGGTGAGCTGGCGACAGGTCGCGGTGCTGCGCAGCTACAGCCGCTACCTGCGTCAGCTGCCGTTGCCCTACGGCCAGGCCCGCATCCAGCGGGTGCTGCTGGACAACCCGGAGGCGGCCCGCGCCCTGCTGGCGTTGTTCGAGGCCCGGTTCGACCAGACCGAGCAGCCGGCCGACAGCCCCCACCGCGTCGCCCGCATCGCCGAGGCCGAGCATCGGGTGGCCACCGAGATCGACCAGGTGCTGCACATCGATGCCGACCGGATCCTGCGCGCGTACCACAACCTGATCAACGCCACGGTGCGCACCAACGCGTTCGCACCCGATGCACTCACGGTGTGGGCGCCCTATCTCGTGCACAAGCTGGATGCTCAGGCCGTCGACGAGCTGCCGCAACCGCGACCACTGTCCGAAATCTTCGTCTACTCACCGGAATTCGAAGGCCTGCATCTTCGCTTCGGGCTGGTGGCGCGCGGCGGCCTGCGCTGGTCGGACCGCCACGACGACTACCGCACCGAAGTCCTGGGCCTGGTCAAGGCACAGGCCGTCAAGAACTCGATGATCGTGCCGGTCGGCGCCAAGGGCGTGTTCGTCGTCAAGGCCCGTTCCGTCGCGGGCGAGTCGCCGCGCGTCCAGGGCCTGCGGAGCTACCGGCAGTTCATCGCCGCGTTGCTCGACATGGTCGACAAGAACGCCGATTCCGGCTCGGCCGGCGCTCCGCGTCCCCGCTTCGGTGGCGTGGTGTGCCACGACGGACCGGATCCCTACCTGGTCGTGGCCGCGGACAAGGGCACCGCATCGTTCTCGGATTCCGCCAACGCGGTGGCACTCGACCGCGGTTACTGGATGGGCGACGCCTTCGCCTCCGGCGGCTCGGCGGGCTACGACCACAAGGCGATGGGCATCACGGCCCGCGGTGCCTGGGTCAGTGGCGACAGCCATCTCGCCGAACTCGGGATCGACTCCGAATCCGACGAGTTCACCGCCGTCGGCGTCGGGGACATGAGCGGAGACGTGTTCGGCAACGGCATGCTGCTGCGCCCAGGGCTTCGTCTGGTGGCCGCATTCGACCACCGTCACATCTTCGTCGACCCACAACCTGACACCGCGCGAGCCCGCAAGGAGCGGCGCCGGCTCTTCGAACTGCCCCAGTCATCGTGGGACGACTACGATCGCGCCGCGATCAGCCCAGGCGGCGGGGTGTGGCCGCGAACCGCGAAAACCATTGCCACCACACCGGAGTTGCGCGCGGCACTCGGGATCTCCGCCGAGGAGTCACGACTGACCCCCTCTCAGTTGATCAGCCACATCCTGCGGGCTCCCGTGGATCTGTTGTTCAACGGTGGGATCGGTACGTACATCAAGGCGGGCGCCGAGCAGCACGCCGACATTTCCGACAAGGTCAACGATCCGGTGCGGGTCGACGCCGAGGACGTCCGCGCACGGGTGATCGTCGAGGGCGGGAACCTGGGGCTCTCCCAGCGTGCCCGTATCGAATATGCGCGACGCGGCGGCCTGGTGAACACCGATGCCATCGACAATGCGGCGGGGGTGGACTGCTCCGACCACGAGGTCAACATCAAGATCCTGCTCGACGGCGCCGCACGCTCGGGCCTGATCAGCGGTAGCGCCCGCAACCGTCTGCTGGCCGACATGACCGACGAGGTGGCACAACACGTCCTGGCCAACAACCGGGCGCACAATCGCCTACTCAGCGATGCGCGCTCGAACGCGGCCCAGATGGTCGAGGTGCACGCGCGGATGACGGCCGATCTCGAAACCCGCCGCGGGTTGCACCGGTCACGCGACAACATGCCCAGCCCAACCGAATTCGCCGACCTGGCGAAGGGCGGCCAGGGGCTGACCGCACCGCAGCTGGCCACCTTGATGGCGCACGTCAAGCTCGACCTCAAGGCCGAACTGCTCGGCGGTGAGGTGTTCGACGACCCGTACTTCGCCGCGCTACTCACCCGGTACTTTCCCGCGACGTTGCGTCGTCAACTCGGCGAGCCGCTGCCGGAGCATCCGCTCCGGCCCGAGATCATCACCACCTCGATCGTCAACCGCGTACTGGCCACCTCAGGACTGACCTTCGCGTTCCGGTTGTCCGAGGAAACCGGCGCCGCCCCAGCCGATATCGTGCGGGCCCACGCTGTGGTGTCCGAGGTGTTCGACCTGGACACGCTCTGGGCGGACATCTATGCCGCCGGCCTGTCGCCGGCGCTGACCGACGCCATGATCATCGAGGGGCGCCGCCTACTGGACCGGGCTGCGCGGTGGTTCGTGCTCAACCGGCCGCAACCGCTCGACATCGACCACGAGGTCGCACGGTTCGGCAACCAGGTGGCAATGTTGCGCGGGCACCTCGGATCGATGCTGCGGGGGCAGGAACGCGACACGGTTGCCGAGGCGCACGACGACTTGGTCGCCCGCGGAGTTCCGGGCAGCATCGCAGCGCGGATCAGCGAATCCCTGTATGCGTTCAGCCTTCTGGACATCGTCGAGGTCGCGCACGTCCACGGTGAGGACTCCACCCAACTCGCCAGGATCTACTTCGAACTCTCCGATCGACTCGGTGTGGACCGGTTGCTGCTGGCGGTGTCGTCACTGCCCCGGGGCGGTCGCTGGCACGCACTGGCCAGGCTCGCGCTGCGGGAGGATCTGTACCGCTCGCTACGTGACCTCACGATCGACGTCACCAAGCTCGGGGTCGAGGAGGCCCGGACCGCAGACAGCATCCGCGACTTCGAGGCGTACAACCGGCCGCGGTTGGACCGGGCCAAACGGACCCTGGACGAGTTCCTCGATTCCGATGAGCCCGACCTGGCTGTCCTGTCGGTGGCGTCGGCCCAACTGCGCCGGCTCCATCGCTGA
- a CDS encoding cold-shock protein — MAQGTVKWFNGEKGFGFIAPDGGAPDVFVHYSEITGGGFRSLEENQRVEFEITQGAKGPQAVGVTAV; from the coding sequence ATGGCACAGGGAACTGTGAAATGGTTCAACGGCGAAAAGGGCTTCGGCTTCATCGCTCCTGACGGCGGCGCCCCCGACGTCTTCGTTCACTACTCCGAGATCACCGGAGGCGGATTTCGGTCGCTGGAAGAGAACCAGCGGGTCGAATTCGAGATCACCCAGGGCGCCAAGGGCCCCCAGGCTGTAGGAGTTACTGCGGTCTAA
- a CDS encoding DUF808 domain-containing protein: MSAGLFGLLDDVAALARLAAASIDDIGAATGKATAKAAGVVIDDTAVTPQYVHGLTADRELPVIKRIAIGSLRNKLVFILPAALLLSQFAPWLLTPILMLGATYLCYEGAEKVWGRFMGHDGHGGGAHGELTAAAGVDAEKFMVTGAIRTDFILSAEIMVIALNEVAHQAFVPRLIILVVVALVITAAVYGVVAGIVKMDDIGLLMAQRSSRTSQAIGRGLVAGMPKLLSALSTIGTVAMLWVGGHILLVGTDTLGWHTLYGLVHHAEEAVRHAVGGGFGGVLAWLVNTGVSAVIGLVVGTVVVGIMHVLPFGKKNKEDAPESGH; this comes from the coding sequence ATGAGCGCCGGCTTGTTCGGTTTGCTCGACGATGTTGCCGCGCTGGCCCGGCTGGCGGCGGCCTCGATCGACGACATCGGCGCCGCCACCGGTAAGGCGACGGCCAAGGCCGCCGGCGTGGTGATCGATGACACCGCCGTGACGCCGCAGTACGTGCACGGCCTCACCGCCGACCGCGAACTGCCCGTGATCAAGCGCATCGCCATCGGATCGCTGCGCAACAAGCTCGTGTTCATCCTCCCCGCGGCGCTGCTGCTCAGCCAGTTCGCCCCGTGGTTGCTGACCCCGATCCTGATGCTGGGCGCCACCTACCTCTGTTACGAGGGTGCCGAGAAGGTCTGGGGCCGTTTCATGGGCCACGACGGACACGGTGGCGGGGCGCACGGCGAGCTCACCGCCGCCGCCGGCGTCGACGCCGAGAAATTCATGGTGACCGGCGCGATCCGCACCGACTTCATCCTGTCGGCCGAGATCATGGTGATCGCGCTCAACGAGGTGGCCCACCAGGCTTTCGTGCCACGGCTGATCATCCTGGTGGTCGTCGCGCTGGTGATCACCGCCGCGGTGTACGGCGTGGTGGCCGGCATCGTGAAGATGGACGACATCGGCCTGCTGATGGCCCAGCGCTCGTCGCGCACGTCCCAGGCGATCGGGCGCGGCCTGGTGGCCGGGATGCCCAAGTTGCTCTCGGCACTGTCGACCATCGGCACGGTCGCGATGCTCTGGGTCGGCGGGCACATCCTGCTGGTCGGCACCGACACCCTCGGCTGGCACACGCTCTACGGCCTGGTCCACCACGCCGAGGAGGCGGTGCGCCACGCGGTCGGCGGCGGGTTCGGTGGCGTGCTGGCCTGGCTGGTGAACACCGGCGTCTCGGCCGTCATCGGTCTGGTGGTCGGCACCGTGGTGGTGGGCATCATGCACGTGCTGCCGTTCGGCAAGAAGAACAAGGAAGACGCACCCGAATCGGGCCACTGA
- a CDS encoding dihydrodipicolinate reductase, giving the protein MSQTSPYRVVQWTTGNVGKSSVAAIARNPTLELVGCYAWSPDKAGKDVGELAGIEPLGVTATNDVQALLALKPDVVVYNPMWIGVDELVEILSAGVNVVATASFITGHNQGEGRDRIAEACRRGGSTMFGSGISPGYVNQLAIVAAGICDRVDKITVNEAADTTFYDSPDTEKPVGFGQPIDHPDLQAMTAHGTGVFGEAVRMIGDALGIEFDEVRCDAEYAQTTEDLDLGSWTIPAGGVAGVFVSWKGIVGDATRVELTLRWRKGQTLQPDWQIDQDGWVIEVAGRPTVTMKVGFLPPPDFEATTLEEFMVLGHIMTATPPINAIPAVVNAAPGIVTYNDLPLVLPRGVVPTS; this is encoded by the coding sequence GTGTCACAAACTTCTCCATACCGAGTTGTTCAGTGGACGACGGGGAACGTCGGCAAGAGTTCGGTGGCGGCCATCGCCCGGAACCCGACGTTGGAACTGGTCGGCTGCTACGCCTGGTCACCGGACAAGGCAGGCAAGGACGTCGGGGAGCTGGCCGGGATCGAACCACTCGGCGTGACCGCCACCAACGACGTGCAAGCGCTCCTCGCCCTCAAACCGGACGTGGTGGTGTACAACCCGATGTGGATCGGCGTCGACGAGCTCGTCGAAATTCTTTCCGCCGGAGTCAACGTCGTCGCGACGGCATCATTCATCACCGGACACAACCAGGGCGAGGGCCGGGACCGTATCGCCGAGGCCTGCCGCAGGGGCGGCTCGACGATGTTCGGATCCGGCATCAGCCCCGGCTACGTGAATCAACTGGCGATCGTTGCGGCCGGCATCTGCGACCGGGTGGACAAGATCACCGTCAACGAAGCCGCGGACACCACGTTCTACGACTCCCCGGACACCGAGAAACCGGTCGGCTTCGGCCAACCCATCGACCATCCCGACCTGCAGGCCATGACTGCCCACGGCACCGGCGTGTTCGGGGAGGCGGTGCGGATGATCGGCGACGCGCTCGGAATCGAGTTCGACGAGGTCCGTTGCGATGCCGAATACGCCCAGACGACGGAGGATCTCGACCTCGGCTCGTGGACCATTCCGGCCGGCGGCGTCGCCGGGGTGTTCGTCAGCTGGAAGGGCATCGTGGGAGATGCCACCCGCGTCGAGCTCACCCTACGGTGGCGCAAAGGCCAGACGCTACAACCGGATTGGCAGATCGATCAGGACGGCTGGGTCATCGAAGTGGCCGGGCGCCCGACCGTGACGATGAAGGTCGGTTTCCTGCCACCGCCGGATTTCGAGGCCACCACGCTGGAGGAGTTCATGGTGCTGGGGCACATCATGACCGCCACTCCCCCCATCAACGCGATCCCCGCGGTGGTCAACGCCGCACCCGGCATCGTCACCTACAACGATCTCCCACTGGTGCTGCCGCGCGGAGTGGTGCCGACCTCGTAG
- a CDS encoding MmpS family transport accessory protein: protein MFRLLKQAWIPLTLVVVVALGAYAILRIRESNHHEPRAADGSGITANFNPKHITYEVTGSGGTANLNYLDENGQPHLIENAPLPWSFTIVTTLPSMSANIMAQGDRNVSDLRCRVTVDGDVRDDRASSDTVKPFIYCLVKSV, encoded by the coding sequence GTGTTCCGGTTGCTCAAGCAAGCGTGGATACCGCTCACGTTGGTGGTGGTCGTCGCTCTTGGCGCGTACGCAATCCTTCGGATTCGCGAGTCCAATCACCACGAGCCGAGGGCGGCGGATGGCTCCGGCATCACCGCGAACTTCAACCCCAAGCACATCACGTATGAGGTCACCGGTTCCGGTGGGACGGCGAATCTCAACTACCTCGATGAGAACGGTCAGCCGCATCTCATCGAAAATGCCCCGCTACCTTGGTCGTTCACGATTGTGACGACGCTGCCCTCGATGTCGGCCAACATCATGGCCCAGGGAGATCGCAACGTCAGCGATCTTCGGTGCCGGGTGACGGTCGACGGCGACGTCCGCGACGACCGGGCGAGTTCCGACACCGTCAAACCGTTCATCTACTGCTTGGTGAAATCCGTATGA
- a CDS encoding TetR/AcrR family transcriptional regulator gives MVTGREYPPDAESKLRRRTDGRLDRTRDAAILDAALAALAENGYVNTNMNDIAARAGVGKAAIYRRWSSKAALITDALVYWRPDLLDDDAPDTGSLEGDLDELVRRAVRNDEEHFSYDLVLRAAVEATHDPHLASALDDLMLLKGRRVVTAILQQATARGELAADRDWSLVADVMTGMCLMRVISGQNIDAKFIRDVIDTLILPAVRASSG, from the coding sequence ATGGTGACGGGCCGCGAGTATCCGCCGGACGCAGAGTCAAAGCTGCGCCGGCGCACCGACGGTCGGCTGGACCGAACACGTGACGCGGCCATCCTCGACGCAGCACTGGCCGCCCTGGCGGAGAACGGCTACGTCAACACCAACATGAACGACATCGCTGCGCGAGCCGGTGTCGGGAAAGCCGCGATCTACCGGCGCTGGTCGTCGAAAGCAGCGCTGATCACCGATGCGCTCGTGTACTGGCGGCCCGACCTGCTGGACGATGACGCGCCCGACACCGGCAGCCTGGAAGGCGATCTCGACGAACTCGTGCGTCGGGCAGTGCGCAACGACGAGGAGCACTTCTCCTACGACCTGGTGCTGCGGGCCGCCGTCGAGGCCACCCACGATCCGCATCTCGCCTCGGCCCTCGACGATCTGATGCTGCTCAAGGGTAGACGCGTGGTGACGGCCATCCTGCAACAGGCCACGGCTCGCGGTGAGTTGGCCGCCGATCGGGATTGGTCGCTGGTTGCCGACGTGATGACCGGGATGTGCCTGATGCGGGTGATCAGCGGGCAGAACATCGATGCGAAGTTCATCCGAGACGTCATCGACACGCTGATCCTGCCTGCGGTGCGTGCATCGAGCGGATGA
- a CDS encoding DUF5994 family protein codes for MNGLTGTRRLASPVRLTLGKQSGTDIDGAWWPHTASVAGELPELVGALHRSLGEVVDIRINWSAAEAQLDLNSIVTGNRWPSAAPASRPRLMAVAGRHECVKLLVIPCKTSIALGALVMRCAAGMPVAETVRRTPLFETAECVLRVAQTESASWSGRMRDTPV; via the coding sequence ATGAACGGCCTGACCGGGACGCGGCGACTGGCCAGCCCGGTCCGGCTCACCCTCGGTAAACAATCGGGTACCGATATTGATGGTGCGTGGTGGCCGCACACCGCTTCGGTGGCCGGTGAGCTACCGGAACTCGTTGGCGCCCTTCATCGATCGCTCGGTGAAGTCGTCGACATCCGCATCAACTGGTCAGCCGCCGAGGCGCAACTGGATCTGAACTCGATCGTGACCGGCAATCGCTGGCCGTCGGCGGCACCGGCGAGCCGGCCCCGCTTGATGGCGGTGGCCGGCCGGCACGAGTGCGTGAAACTCCTTGTTATCCCGTGCAAGACATCGATCGCGCTCGGGGCGCTGGTGATGCGTTGCGCGGCCGGGATGCCCGTGGCCGAGACAGTGCGTCGCACACCGCTGTTCGAGACCGCGGAATGTGTGCTGCGGGTGGCGCAGACCGAGTCCGCCAGCTGGTCGGGGCGTATGCGGGACACACCGGTGTGA